CGACGGGAGCAGCGGCCTGGTCACCCTCGACGGCGACCCGATGCGCTCGGAACCGGCCGACACCGTCTCGCTGTCCCGCCTCTACTTCCTGTAGCCCGCACCGCGCACCGCGCACCGCCACCCCGTGACGGCCCACCACCGTCACCGCGAACCCCGAGGACCCCCGCATGAACACCCCAGTCGCCGACGGCTTCCGCATGCCCCCGGAGTGGGCCCGTCACGAGCGCACCTGGATGGCCTGGCCCGGCCCCAACTTCACCTTCGGCCCGGAGGGCGGCGAGACGCTGGCCGGGGCCCGCCGCGCCTGGGCCGCCGTCGCCCGCGCGGTCCGCCGCTTCGAGCCGGTCACCGTCGTCGCGGGACCGGGACAGTCGGAGGGGGCCCGCGCCCTCCTCGGCGACGACATCGACCTAGTCGAACGGCCCCTGAACGACGCCTGGATGCGCGACATCGGCCCCACCTTCCTCACCGACGGCAAGGGCCGGCTCGGCGCCGCCGACTGGGTGTTCAACGGCTGGGGCGCCCAGGACTGGGCCCGCTGGGACCTCGACGAGAAGATCGCCGAACAGGTCTCGACGCTGGCCGGCGCCCGCCGCTACGCCACCCCCCTGGTCAACGAGGGCGGCGGCATCCACGTCGACGGCGAGGGCACCGTCCTGCTCACCGAGACCGTGCAGCTCGACCCGGGCCGCAACCGCGGCCGGACGCAGGAGGAGGTCGAGGCTGAGATCCACGCCCACCTCGGCACCACCAAGGCGATCTGGCTGCCGCGCGGCCTCGCCGCCGACTACGGCCGGTTCGGCACCCGCGGCCATGTCGACATCGTCGCCGCCTTCGCCCGCCCCGGCGTTGTCCTCCTCCACACCCAGCCCGACCCCGACCACCCCGACCACGCGATCTGCAACGAGATCGGCAAGCTGCTGCGCTCCTCGACGGATGCCGAGGGGCGGCAGCTGGAGGTCGTCGAGGTGCCCGCGCCGACCGTCATCGAGGAGGACGGCGAGCTGGTCGACTACTCCTACATCAACCACTACCTCTGCAACGATGGTGTGGTGCTGTGCGGCTTCGACGACCCGCGCGACGAGGAGGCGGCCGCGATCTTCCGCCGGCTCTTCCCCGAGCGGACGGTGACCCTGGTGGACGCCCGTACGATCTTCGCAGCGGGTGGCGGTATCCACTGCATCACCCAGCAGCAGCCCGAGGTCTGATCCGCAGACCCCGGCCGGCCGACCCGGAGGTACCCGTGCCCGGTCCCGTGCGCCGCCCCCGGCGCCGGCTCAGCCAGCCCCGCGAGCAGGTCCTCGCCGCGGCGATGACGACCATCGCCGCGGAGGGCCTGGACCGGCTGACCATGGCCGGTCTGGGCCGCGAGGTCGGCATGAGCAGCGGCCACATCCTCTACTACTTCGGTACGAAGGACGAGCTGCTGCTGCAGACCCTCCAGTGGAGCGAGGAGCAGCTCGGCGTCGAACGCCGGGCTGCCCTCTCCCGCCGCGTCACCGCCCGCGAACGGCTGGACGCGCTGGTCGACCTGTACCTCCCCGAAGGCCACCGCGACCCGCGCTGGACGCTGTGGCTGGAGGTGTGGAACCGCTCCCAGAACGCCGACGACGAGACCCGCGAACGCCAGCTCGACCTCGAACTCGCCTGGCACCGCGACCTGGTGGCCCTCCTCGTCGAAGGCATCTCGAAGGGCGAGTTCCGCCCCGTCGACGCCGAACGCTTCGCCACCCGCACCCGCGCCCTCCTCGACGGCTTCGGCTCCCAGCTCGTCGTCGGCCTCCCGGGCACGGACCGGGAACAAGTGCACGGCCATATACGGGAGTTCCTGGACGAGTCGCTGGCCCCCCAGGAGAGCTGACGCCGGCACCGCCCTCGCGGGTGGCCCCCCGGCCCGGACCACCGCTGCCCGCGAGGGGTGTCACGCCTCCCGGCGGAAGTGGCGGCGGTACAGCTCGACCGCCTGCTCCGGCGGGTAGTTGGGCAGCGCGCTGATCTCGCCGTCCTTCTTGGAGATCACGATGTGGGAGCCTCCCGGGTCCCGCGGACAGGCGGTGGGATCCTCCCGGGGAGGAAATACGGGGCAGATGAGATATCCGATGTCGAATTCATGGACATACAGCGTCGGTTCCTCCCCGCCCGGCCAGGCGCCCGGGAAATGACCCCGCCCGATCGCCAGCGCCTCCTCGGCGGTGGCGGGAACGGGCCGTAGCCGTTCTTGCGGATGTGGTTGTGGTTGTGGTTGGGGTTGTGGTTCGGGCATGTCGCTTCGTGCTCTCTTCTCGCCTCACCCGGGCAGGAAACGGACTCGGACGGTGGCGCGCCTCCGGTGGTCGTGGTGGCGGGGCCGGGTTCCGGGCCCCGCCCGCATGACCACAACGTACGTAAGTACCTACGATCGTTGCCGCCCGTGCTCTTGCCCAGGGCTCCCGGGTCCGAGACCGTAACCGGCTATGGGACGAGAGCAATGGAAGAAGATCTGGGTCGGGTCGGCCGGCAACATGGTCGAGTGGTTCGACTGGTTCGTTTATGCCAGTTTTGCGGTCTATTTTGCGGATTCGTTCTTTCCGAAGGGGAATGACACCGCGAACCTCATGAACACCATGGGGATCTTCGCCGTCGGCTTCTTCATGCGCCCGGTGGGTGGCTGGGTGCTCGGCAGGGTCGGGGACCGCAAGGGCCGGAAGGCCGCGCTCACGCTGACCGTCACGCTGATGTCCGCCTCGGCGATCCTGATCGCCATCGCGCCCACCTACGCGGTCGCGGGCTACGGCGGCGTCGCCGTGCTGCTCCTCGCCCGGATGCTCCAGGGGCTGTCGGTCGGCGGGGAGTACGCGGCCAGCGCCACCTATCTCACCGAGGCGTCGGCGCCGGGGCAGCGTGGCTTCGCCTCCAGCTTCCAGTACGTGTCGATGACCGCGGGCCAGCTGCTCGGCCTCGGCCTGCAGATCCTGCTCCAGCGCACCATGTCCGAGGACGCGCTGCACAGCTGGGCCTGGCGGATCCCGTTCATCGTCGGTGCGCTGGGCGCGGGCATCGTCTTCTATCTGCGCCGCAACATGCTGGAGACCGAGGTCTACGCCGAGGACGAGGGCGCCAAGGCCGATCCCGCGCGCGGCACGATCAAGGCGCTGTTGGCCCACAAGCGCGAGGCGTTCCTGGTCATCGCGCTCACCATGGGCGGCACGGTCGCGTACTACACGTACACGACCTACCTCACCAAGTACCTCTCGGGCAGCGCCGGGCTGTCCAAGCCGACCGCTTCCCTGGTCAGCTTCTGCGCCCTCTTCATCTTCATGTGCATCCAGCCGCTCGCCGGAAAGCTGTCCGACCGGATCGGGCGGCGTCCGCTGCTGATCACGTTCGCGGTCGGCTCGACGTTCCTGACCGTGCCGATCATGACGATGCTCAAGCACGCCGGCAGCTTCTGGCCGGCCCTCGGACTCGCCCTGCTGGCGCTGGTCGTGGTCACCGGCTACACCTCGATCAACGCCTGTGTGAAGGCCGAGCTGTTCCCGACCGGTATCCGAGCGCTGGGCGTGGCCCTGCCGTACGCCATCGCCAACGCACTGTTCGGCGGCACCGCGGAATATGTCGCGCTGTGGTTCAAGAAGGGCGGTATCGAGTCCGGCTACTACTGGTACGTCGCCGGCTGCGCCGCCGTCTCGCTGATCGTCTACATCACGATGCGCGAGACCCGCACCATCGATCTGCACCGGGTCGGCAAGCAGGACGAGCAGACGGGAGCCGGCCCGGCGCGGGTGGGCGAACCCGTCGCCGACTGAGCGTTCGCCCCGGCCGGGAGCGGCCTCCCCCGCACGGGGGAGGCCGTTTGCCGTTCCCGGGGGATCCGCGTCCGGCGCCGGGCGGCTTGGCTGGACGGTATGAAGAACACCAGGCACTTACTCCTGCCGCTGTTGCTGACGGGCCTGCTGGCCCCGGGCGTCGCGGCGCCGTCCGTGGCGACCGCCCGGACCGGCGGGGCGCCCCCGGCCATGGCGCCGGCGGCCGTGTCCCGCCCGGCCGCCGACGACATCCGCAGCAGGATCGCGGCCGTACCGGGGATGCGGGTCGTCAAGGAGAACCCCGCCCCGGCCGGTTACCGCTCCTTCGCGCTGGCCTACCGCCAGCCCGTCGACCACCGGCACCCCGGCAAGGGCAGCTTCGAGCAGCGGCTGTCGCTGCTCCACCGGTCCACCGTCCGGCCGATGGTGCTCTACACCAACGGCTACGACCTCACCTACCAGGAGCCCGCCTTCCGCGCCGAGCCGACCCGGATCCTGGAGGGCAACCAGCTCAGCGTCGAGCAGCGGTACTTCGGCACGTCCCGCCCCCGCCCCACCGACTGGTCGAAACTCGACATCCGGCAGGCGGCGAGCGATCACCACCGGCTGATCCGGGCCCTCAAGACGGTCTACCGCGCCGCCTGGATCTCCACCGGCGGCAGCAAGGGCGGTATGGCCACCGTCTACCACCGGCGCTTCTACCCGCACGATGTGGCCGGCTCCGTCGCGTACTCGGCGCCCGACAACACCGACGACCGGGACGACACCGCCGAGGACCGCTTCCTGCGGCGGGTGGGCTCTCCCGCCTGCCGGAGCGCGCTCACGGCGGTGCAGCGCGCGATGCTGGGGCCCCGGCGCGCGGAGATGGCGGTCCGGCTCGCCCGCTGGGCCGCGGGCCAGGGCTACACGTTCCGCACCATCGGCAGCGCCGACCGGGTACTGGAACTCACCGCGCTCCAGTTGCCCATGGCCTTCTGGATGCAGAAGGAAGAAACGGACGGCTGCGGCGGTATCCCCCGGCCGTCCGCCGACGGCGCCGCGCTGTACGCCTGGTTCGCAGGCGTGACCCGTCTCCCGGCCTATGCCGACCGTCATCTGGCCCCCGTCACCGCGTCCTACTACCAGTTGGGCACCCAGCTCGGCTTCGTGTCGCTCGCCGCCCCGCACCTGGCCGGAATGCTGCGCTACCCCGGAATCCAGGAGGTGCGCACCTGCGTGCCGCGCAGCATTCCGCTGCGTTTCCAGCCGGACGCCATGCCCGACATCGACCGCTGGGTACGGCAGCACGGCAGCGGGCTGCTCTTCGTGTACGGCGAGAACGACCCCGCCCGGGCCGAACCCTTCCGTACGGGCCGGGGCAGCCGGGACGCGCACGTCTACCTGGCCCCGCACACCAACCACCTCGCGAGCATCGGCAAGCTGGCGCCCCGGGACCGCGCACGGGCCACCGCCGCGCTCCGCCGCTGGGCGGCGGTGGACAGGCCGACCGCATCGTGAGACGTCCGTGTGCCCGGCCCGGGGGTGTGGCACACTCCGGACCGTGCTCTCGTTCGCCATGATTATTGGCAGCAGGCGCGCCGGTCCGCAGTGACCACCCCGTACGAACCGAGTACGGCGTGGCCGCCGTCGTCCCAGACCCGCGCGCAGACCTCTCGCACCCGCGAGAGGTTTTTTCGTTTCCGGTCCACACCTCACCGGAGGCGGAGCGCGAGGGATCATGGAGGGACGGTGGAACCGGTCATTCCGGTAGACCGAGATCCCGACAGGAGCCAGACCAGCATGACGGACGCACAAGAACCCGCCCCCCGGCCCGTCGGCGCGGTGTCCGACGACTTCCACGTCTTCGACACCACGCTCCGCGACGGCGCACAGCGCGAGGGCATCAACCTCACCGTCGCCGACAAGCTGACCATCGCGCGGCACCTCGACGAGTTCGGGGTGGGCTTCATCGAGGGCGGCTGGCCCGGCGCCAACCCGCGGGACACCGAGTTCTTCCAGCGGGCCCGCGAGGAGATCGACTTCCGGCACGCCCAGCTGGTCGCGTTCGGCGCCACCCGCAAGGCCGGCGTCCGGGTCGAGGACGATCAGCAGGTCGCCGCGCTCCTGGAGTCCCGGGCCCCGGTCATCACGCTGGTCGCCAAGTCGCATGTCGGGCATGTGGAGCTGGCGCTGCGGACCACGCCGGAGGAGAACCTCGCGATGGTGCGGGACACCGTCGCCTACCTGCGCGCCCAGGGCCGCCGGGTCTTCCTCGACTGTGAGCACTTCTTCGACGGCTATGCGCTGGACCCGGTCTACGCCAAGCAGGTGGTGCGCACCGCGAGCGAGGCCGGCGCCGATGTCGTGGTGCTCTGCGACACCAACGGCGGCATGCTTCCGGCGCAGGTCACCGCCGTCGTACGGACCGTCGTCGCGGACACCGGCGCACGGCTGGGCATCCACGCCCAGGACGACACGGGCTGCGCCGTCGCCAACACCCTGGCCGCGGTGGACGCGGGCGCGACGCACGTCCAGTGCACCGCCAACGGCTACGGCGAGCGGGTCGGCAACTCCAACCTCTTCCCGGTCGTCGCCGCCCTGGAGCTCAAATACGGGCGCCCGGTGCTGCCCGAGGGCAAGCTCGCCGAGACCACCCGGATCTCGCACGCCATCGCCGAGGTCGTCAACCTCACCCCCTCCACCCACCAGCCCTACGTCGGTGTCTCCGCCTTCGCCCACAAGGCCGGACTGCACGCCTCCGCGATCAAGGTCGACCCCGACCTCTACCAGCACATCGACCCGGCGCTGGTCGGCAACACCATGCGGATGCTGGTCTCCGACATGGCCGGGCGGGCGTCCATCGAGCTCAAGGGCAAGGAGCTGGGCATCGACCTCAGTGACGACCGTGAGCTGGTCGGCCGGGTCGTCGAGCGGGTCAAGGAGCGGGAGCTGGCGGGCTATACCTACGAGGCCGCCGACGCCTCCTTCGAGCTGCTGCTGCGGGAGGAGCTCCAGC
This Streptomyces decoyicus DNA region includes the following protein-coding sequences:
- a CDS encoding agmatine deiminase family protein yields the protein MNTPVADGFRMPPEWARHERTWMAWPGPNFTFGPEGGETLAGARRAWAAVARAVRRFEPVTVVAGPGQSEGARALLGDDIDLVERPLNDAWMRDIGPTFLTDGKGRLGAADWVFNGWGAQDWARWDLDEKIAEQVSTLAGARRYATPLVNEGGGIHVDGEGTVLLTETVQLDPGRNRGRTQEEVEAEIHAHLGTTKAIWLPRGLAADYGRFGTRGHVDIVAAFARPGVVLLHTQPDPDHPDHAICNEIGKLLRSSTDAEGRQLEVVEVPAPTVIEEDGELVDYSYINHYLCNDGVVLCGFDDPRDEEAAAIFRRLFPERTVTLVDARTIFAAGGGIHCITQQQPEV
- a CDS encoding TetR/AcrR family transcriptional regulator, translating into MPGPVRRPRRRLSQPREQVLAAAMTTIAAEGLDRLTMAGLGREVGMSSGHILYYFGTKDELLLQTLQWSEEQLGVERRAALSRRVTARERLDALVDLYLPEGHRDPRWTLWLEVWNRSQNADDETRERQLDLELAWHRDLVALLVEGISKGEFRPVDAERFATRTRALLDGFGSQLVVGLPGTDREQVHGHIREFLDESLAPQES
- a CDS encoding MFS transporter, translated to MGREQWKKIWVGSAGNMVEWFDWFVYASFAVYFADSFFPKGNDTANLMNTMGIFAVGFFMRPVGGWVLGRVGDRKGRKAALTLTVTLMSASAILIAIAPTYAVAGYGGVAVLLLARMLQGLSVGGEYAASATYLTEASAPGQRGFASSFQYVSMTAGQLLGLGLQILLQRTMSEDALHSWAWRIPFIVGALGAGIVFYLRRNMLETEVYAEDEGAKADPARGTIKALLAHKREAFLVIALTMGGTVAYYTYTTYLTKYLSGSAGLSKPTASLVSFCALFIFMCIQPLAGKLSDRIGRRPLLITFAVGSTFLTVPIMTMLKHAGSFWPALGLALLALVVVTGYTSINACVKAELFPTGIRALGVALPYAIANALFGGTAEYVALWFKKGGIESGYYWYVAGCAAVSLIVYITMRETRTIDLHRVGKQDEQTGAGPARVGEPVAD
- a CDS encoding S28 family serine protease, yielding MKNTRHLLLPLLLTGLLAPGVAAPSVATARTGGAPPAMAPAAVSRPAADDIRSRIAAVPGMRVVKENPAPAGYRSFALAYRQPVDHRHPGKGSFEQRLSLLHRSTVRPMVLYTNGYDLTYQEPAFRAEPTRILEGNQLSVEQRYFGTSRPRPTDWSKLDIRQAASDHHRLIRALKTVYRAAWISTGGSKGGMATVYHRRFYPHDVAGSVAYSAPDNTDDRDDTAEDRFLRRVGSPACRSALTAVQRAMLGPRRAEMAVRLARWAAGQGYTFRTIGSADRVLELTALQLPMAFWMQKEETDGCGGIPRPSADGAALYAWFAGVTRLPAYADRHLAPVTASYYQLGTQLGFVSLAAPHLAGMLRYPGIQEVRTCVPRSIPLRFQPDAMPDIDRWVRQHGSGLLFVYGENDPARAEPFRTGRGSRDAHVYLAPHTNHLASIGKLAPRDRARATAALRRWAAVDRPTAS
- the cimA gene encoding citramalate synthase, with translation MTDAQEPAPRPVGAVSDDFHVFDTTLRDGAQREGINLTVADKLTIARHLDEFGVGFIEGGWPGANPRDTEFFQRAREEIDFRHAQLVAFGATRKAGVRVEDDQQVAALLESRAPVITLVAKSHVGHVELALRTTPEENLAMVRDTVAYLRAQGRRVFLDCEHFFDGYALDPVYAKQVVRTASEAGADVVVLCDTNGGMLPAQVTAVVRTVVADTGARLGIHAQDDTGCAVANTLAAVDAGATHVQCTANGYGERVGNSNLFPVVAALELKYGRPVLPEGKLAETTRISHAIAEVVNLTPSTHQPYVGVSAFAHKAGLHASAIKVDPDLYQHIDPALVGNTMRMLVSDMAGRASIELKGKELGIDLSDDRELVGRVVERVKERELAGYTYEAADASFELLLREELQRAEGGRPRSYFRVESWRAIVEDRPDGTHANEATVKLWAKGERIVATAEGNGPVNALDRALRVGLERIYPQLAHMELVDYKVRILEGALGTGSITRVLVSTSDGRGEWSTVGVAENVIAASWQALDDAYAYGLLRAAVM